In the Flavisolibacter tropicus genome, one interval contains:
- a CDS encoding glycerate kinase type-2 family protein: MTSIQNAIDIFNHAVAAVKPSTLIQKHLQRQADHLMICGDRVALQADTRVFIIGAGKAAALMAQTAEEILGDVVTDGFIVTKYEHGLPLRKIKYIEVGHPVPDEKSLQASREVMQLVKDLAPQDVVIFLLSGGASSLLADCPEGTHFPDVQEVFTLLLKSGADIHEMNTVRKHMSHIKGGQLAKAICPARLYSLILSDVIGDDLDIIGSGPTAPDSSTFADVLAVLAKYQITDKLPTTIYQHLLDGYEGKIAETPKDGDACFMNTQNHIIGSNRIALQAAADKAKALGYHAHIITYTLKGEASVVGQALAEEAMDWNGPRPACLLYGGESTVTIKGKGKGGRNMELALAAGSCCHLHPNITILAAGTDGTDGPTDAAGAVVNTDLMEEAIALHGSPVPYLDNNDSYTYFQETDALLKTGPTQTNVMDLVITLIH; this comes from the coding sequence ATGACCAGCATCCAAAACGCCATAGACATTTTCAATCATGCCGTAGCAGCTGTTAAACCTTCAACGCTGATACAAAAACACCTGCAACGGCAGGCCGATCATCTTATGATATGTGGTGATCGTGTTGCACTGCAGGCCGACACAAGGGTTTTTATCATTGGCGCTGGCAAAGCAGCAGCGCTCATGGCGCAAACAGCAGAAGAAATATTGGGTGATGTGGTAACCGATGGTTTTATAGTAACCAAGTATGAACATGGCTTGCCCTTACGTAAAATAAAATACATAGAGGTTGGTCACCCGGTGCCAGATGAAAAAAGTTTACAGGCAAGTAGGGAGGTTATGCAGTTAGTGAAAGATCTGGCACCACAAGATGTTGTTATTTTTCTTTTATCCGGTGGTGCTTCTTCTTTATTGGCCGACTGCCCCGAAGGCACTCACTTTCCAGATGTGCAGGAAGTGTTTACTCTCTTATTAAAATCGGGGGCCGACATACACGAAATGAATACCGTGCGCAAGCATATGTCACATATAAAGGGCGGCCAACTAGCGAAAGCCATTTGCCCGGCCCGTTTGTATTCGTTGATACTTTCTGATGTAATTGGCGATGACCTGGATATCATTGGTTCTGGGCCTACAGCGCCCGATAGCAGCACGTTTGCCGATGTCTTGGCAGTTCTTGCTAAATACCAGATCACTGATAAACTGCCCACTACTATTTACCAGCATCTGCTGGATGGCTATGAAGGAAAAATAGCAGAAACACCAAAGGACGGTGATGCCTGTTTTATGAATACGCAAAACCACATAATAGGAAGCAACCGTATTGCACTCCAGGCAGCAGCAGATAAAGCAAAGGCATTGGGTTATCATGCACATATTATTACCTACACTTTAAAAGGAGAGGCAAGTGTAGTAGGACAAGCACTTGCGGAAGAGGCTATGGATTGGAACGGGCCGCGACCTGCTTGTTTATTGTATGGAGGCGAAAGCACAGTAACCATAAAGGGCAAGGGGAAGGGGGGACGAAACATGGAGCTGGCGCTTGCGGCGGGGAGCTGCTGTCATCTACATCCTAACATTACCATACTGGCTGCAGGCACTGATGGCACCGATGGACCTACCGATGCAGCAGGGGCTGTGGTAAACACTGATCTTATGGAGGAGGCTATAGCACTTCATGGTAGTCCGGTACCTTACTTGGACAACAACGACTCCTATACTTATTTCCAGGAAACGGATGCATTGCTGAAAACGGGTCCTACACAAACCAATGTCATGGATCTGGTAATAACATTAATTCACTAA
- a CDS encoding phytanoyl-CoA dioxygenase family protein: MNTRFLTDSQIEFYRENGYVVVEDIIKPEEVEQYKNIYNDFLSGQIDVGAKRSDLGANMGDSKGVENITQIMWPSEFVEGLVNMPFHQRALAISKELMGADLAMDFDMLINKAPVTNTITPWHQDEAYWVNVPDKRATSCWLALDDATVENGCMWFVPGSNQNAVRPHRFAAGNGGALTCDASEEEGLAVELKAGSCTFHHGRTLHYSRGNATSGHRRAFIVNFRPAEMIQLERELGFDHGKSDASKRELRNEEFKKA; this comes from the coding sequence ATGAATACACGATTCCTCACCGATAGTCAGATCGAGTTTTACAGGGAGAATGGGTATGTGGTAGTGGAAGATATTATTAAGCCAGAAGAAGTAGAGCAGTATAAAAATATCTATAACGATTTCCTTTCCGGGCAGATTGATGTAGGTGCCAAGCGCTCAGACCTGGGTGCTAACATGGGAGATAGTAAAGGGGTAGAGAACATCACGCAGATCATGTGGCCGAGTGAGTTTGTCGAGGGGTTGGTGAATATGCCCTTTCATCAGCGCGCCTTGGCTATTAGTAAAGAATTAATGGGCGCAGACTTGGCCATGGATTTTGATATGCTGATCAACAAGGCGCCGGTTACCAATACCATTACACCCTGGCACCAGGACGAAGCCTATTGGGTTAATGTGCCTGATAAGAGAGCTACCAGTTGTTGGCTGGCCTTGGATGATGCTACCGTTGAAAATGGATGCATGTGGTTTGTCCCTGGCTCCAATCAAAACGCTGTTCGCCCACATCGCTTTGCTGCTGGTAACGGTGGGGCCTTGACCTGCGATGCGTCTGAAGAAGAAGGATTAGCCGTAGAACTGAAGGCGGGTTCCTGCACCTTTCATCATGGACGTACGCTGCACTATAGCAGGGGTAATGCTACCAGTGGTCATCGCAGGGCCTTCATTGTGAACTTCAGGCCTGCTGAGATGATTCAGTTGGAAAGGGAGCTTGGATTTGATCATGGAAAAAGCGATGCATCAAAACGCGAGCTACGTAACGAAGAATTTAAAAAAGCATGA
- a CDS encoding MFS transporter, with translation MDQKKVGNYRWIVCALLFFATTINYLDRQVLGLLKPVLEKEFNWTETDYSYIVMAFTATYAIGLVVFGRIIDKIGTKLGYTISITIWSIAAMLHAAVKSTVGFGIARAGLAAGESGNFPAAIKTVAEWFPKKERALAAGLLDSGSNIGALVAPIIVPWILGAYGWQEAFILTGAIGFLWLVAWRYYYKKPIDQKKLSKEEFNYIHSDQEPEYSQEEKKNIPWIKLFSLKPTWSFIAGKFFTDPIWYFFLFWLPSYFSTTFHLDLKKPSLPLVIVYTGATVGAIGGGYLSTWLMKKGWTVAKARKMALFISAVCVLPIIASRYTTDMWMVIALITLAVAGNAAWSANIYTIVSDMLPRKAVSSVIGIGGMAGAIGGVIFPLFIGGILDYYKALNNLTAGYNIIFLICGFSFLVGWLVIHFLTPKMEPVKF, from the coding sequence ATGGACCAGAAAAAAGTTGGAAACTATCGATGGATCGTTTGTGCATTGCTTTTCTTCGCCACTACCATCAACTATCTCGATCGGCAGGTATTAGGCCTGTTGAAGCCGGTACTCGAAAAAGAGTTTAACTGGACAGAGACAGACTATAGCTATATCGTGATGGCCTTTACAGCTACCTATGCCATTGGTCTTGTGGTGTTTGGTCGTATTATCGACAAGATCGGTACCAAACTGGGTTATACCATTTCTATAACCATATGGAGTATAGCCGCCATGCTGCATGCTGCTGTAAAAAGTACCGTGGGTTTTGGCATCGCCCGTGCCGGTTTGGCAGCTGGTGAATCCGGCAACTTCCCTGCGGCTATTAAAACCGTAGCAGAATGGTTTCCTAAAAAGGAGAGAGCATTGGCAGCAGGACTCCTGGATTCTGGTTCTAATATTGGGGCACTGGTTGCACCTATCATTGTGCCCTGGATATTAGGTGCCTATGGTTGGCAGGAAGCCTTTATTCTTACTGGCGCCATCGGCTTTCTTTGGTTAGTGGCTTGGCGTTATTATTACAAAAAACCCATTGATCAAAAGAAACTATCAAAAGAAGAATTTAATTATATCCATAGCGATCAGGAGCCAGAATACAGCCAGGAGGAAAAGAAGAACATACCATGGATCAAGTTATTTAGTCTTAAGCCTACCTGGTCTTTTATTGCCGGTAAATTCTTTACCGATCCTATCTGGTATTTCTTTCTATTCTGGTTACCCTCTTATTTCAGTACTACATTTCATTTAGACCTGAAGAAGCCGAGTCTTCCCTTGGTCATTGTCTATACAGGGGCTACTGTAGGTGCTATAGGGGGCGGTTATCTTTCTACCTGGTTAATGAAGAAAGGTTGGACCGTAGCCAAAGCCCGCAAAATGGCGTTGTTTATTTCCGCAGTGTGCGTGCTCCCTATTATAGCCTCTCGCTACACGACCGACATGTGGATGGTGATTGCGCTTATAACATTGGCTGTAGCGGGTAATGCTGCTTGGAGTGCCAATATCTATACCATTGTTTCCGATATGCTGCCACGTAAGGCGGTAAGTTCGGTTATAGGTATCGGTGGTATGGCAGGTGCCATCGGTGGTGTTATCTTCCCTTTGTTTATAGGCGGTATCCTTGATTATTATAAAGCACTGAACAACCTAACAGCCGGCTATAATATCATCTTTTTGATTTGCGGCTTTTCGTTTTTGGTGGGCTGGTTGGTTATTCATTTCCTCACCCCTAAAATGGAACCGGTAAAGTTCTAG
- a CDS encoding sugar MFS transporter — protein sequence MTLSVNAPLVVSKEESNGRKIVIIGAFFFIFGFVTWINGTLIPYLRIACELEEWQAYLVTFAFYISYTIMALPSGKLLQRTGMVKGMSMGLVIMAAGCLVFIPAALTRMYSLFLLGLFFVGTGLTILQSAVNPYVTLLGSQGSAAKRISIMGICNKVAGILAPLVVGSIILKNSDGLIAELASLSPAAKQLRLDQLSRTVIFPYVSLTIILLLIAMAIRYAHLPEITSEVEEEEKHDNITDKKSGVQMQYLLGFIAIFCCVGTEVLAGDTIGNYGLFHGLGLDTAKNLASFTLAGMMIGYIGGVLGIPKLISQQKAFYYSSLLGLLITLAIIFVPGKASIICLAVLGLANALLWPAIWPQALSGLKGKQLNKGSAILIMGIAGGALLPLGYGWLAKYFNNQNAYWILFPVYLFLLFYSVKGKRQMVTEAV from the coding sequence ATGACTTTATCAGTCAATGCGCCATTGGTTGTTTCCAAAGAGGAAAGTAATGGTAGAAAAATTGTAATTATCGGTGCGTTCTTTTTCATTTTTGGATTTGTCACCTGGATAAACGGCACCTTGATCCCTTACCTGCGTATTGCTTGCGAGTTGGAAGAATGGCAGGCGTACCTGGTAACCTTTGCCTTTTATATTTCTTACACCATCATGGCCTTGCCTTCTGGTAAATTGTTACAGCGTACCGGAATGGTAAAGGGTATGAGTATGGGCCTTGTGATCATGGCTGCAGGTTGTCTGGTATTTATTCCGGCAGCGTTGACCAGAATGTATTCCTTGTTCCTGCTAGGGCTGTTTTTTGTAGGCACGGGTCTTACCATTCTGCAATCGGCCGTTAATCCCTATGTTACCTTATTGGGCTCCCAGGGCAGTGCCGCAAAGCGCATCAGCATCATGGGCATTTGCAATAAAGTGGCTGGTATATTAGCCCCATTGGTAGTGGGCAGTATTATTTTAAAGAACTCCGATGGGTTAATTGCGGAACTGGCTAGTTTATCACCTGCAGCTAAACAACTACGGTTAGATCAGTTATCCCGCACTGTTATCTTCCCTTACGTCAGCCTTACGATTATTCTTTTACTGATTGCCATGGCTATCCGTTATGCACACCTTCCTGAAATAACGTCTGAAGTAGAAGAGGAAGAGAAGCACGATAATATCACGGATAAAAAATCAGGTGTACAAATGCAGTACCTGCTCGGCTTTATCGCTATCTTTTGTTGTGTAGGTACCGAAGTACTGGCAGGTGATACAATAGGTAACTATGGTTTATTTCACGGGCTTGGTCTTGATACCGCCAAGAATTTGGCCTCATTCACACTCGCCGGTATGATGATCGGCTACATAGGAGGTGTGCTAGGTATTCCTAAACTGATCTCTCAGCAAAAAGCATTTTATTATTCGTCTTTATTAGGATTGCTCATCACCTTAGCTATCATTTTTGTTCCGGGCAAAGCATCTATTATCTGCCTGGCAGTATTAGGTCTCGCAAATGCCTTGTTGTGGCCTGCTATATGGCCGCAGGCATTAAGCGGATTAAAAGGAAAACAACTGAACAAGGGTTCAGCTATCCTGATTATGGGTATTGCAGGTGGTGCATTATTACCCTTAGGATATGGCTGGTTAGCTAAATATTTCAACAACCAAAACGCATACTGGATTCTCTTTCCTGTTTATTTATTCCTGCTGTTTTACAGCGTTAAGGGTAAAAGACAAATGGTAACAGAAGCCGTATAA
- the murQ gene encoding N-acetylmuramic acid 6-phosphate etherase, with translation MQAEKITEQPSYYRHLEQMSVKDIVKHINEEDKKVAQAVEKVLPQVENLIEATVKKLEKGGRLFYLGAGTSGRLGVLDASECPPTYGVPASLVVGLMAGGDEALRFGIEDAEDDPEGGWRDLQEYNISVNDMVIGIAASGTTPYVWGALKHCREQGIETGCIVCNPNSIVAKHADYPIEVIVGPEFVTGSTRMKSGTAQKMVLNMISTAVMIRRGRVYDNRMVHMQISNDKLVDRGTKMLMEKTGIMDYEEARGLLLEFGSVQSAVEKITK, from the coding sequence ATGCAAGCAGAAAAAATTACGGAACAACCATCTTATTATCGACATCTGGAACAGATGTCGGTTAAAGACATAGTGAAGCATATAAACGAGGAAGACAAAAAAGTGGCTCAGGCAGTAGAGAAAGTGTTGCCGCAGGTGGAAAACCTGATTGAAGCCACCGTAAAAAAGCTGGAAAAAGGTGGTCGCTTATTTTATCTTGGTGCTGGTACCAGCGGTCGTTTAGGTGTATTGGATGCCAGTGAGTGCCCACCAACATATGGTGTGCCAGCAAGCCTTGTAGTAGGCCTTATGGCGGGTGGTGATGAAGCACTACGTTTCGGTATTGAAGATGCAGAAGATGACCCCGAAGGAGGATGGCGCGATCTACAGGAGTATAATATTTCTGTAAACGATATGGTCATCGGTATTGCTGCCAGTGGTACCACACCATACGTATGGGGCGCTTTGAAGCATTGTCGCGAACAGGGTATTGAAACGGGATGCATTGTTTGTAATCCTAACTCCATCGTAGCAAAACATGCCGATTACCCTATTGAAGTGATCGTGGGACCAGAGTTTGTTACAGGCAGCACCCGTATGAAAAGTGGAACGGCGCAAAAAATGGTCCTGAATATGATCTCAACCGCTGTTATGATCAGAAGAGGACGAGTATATGATAACCGTATGGTGCATATGCAAATTTCCAATGACAAATTGGTGGATAGAGGTACAAAAATGTTGATGGAGAAAACAGGTATCATGGATTATGAGGAAGCAAGGGGACTCCTGTTAGAATTTGGTAGTGTTCAATCGGCAGTAGAAAAAATAACAAAGTAA
- a CDS encoding sugar phosphate isomerase/epimerase family protein — MKLLFFCPIWGMADQPLDQSLRKMKAAGYDGVEFGCELNDNCKDTFLKLCQELELEVIMQQYGADGYSFEAYADNLKAHLYYLSGFNPLFINSQTGKDYFSQEQNKALIHLAADIQQETGIKIIHETHRGKMAYNALSTLYYLQHVEPMRLTGDFSHFCTVSESLLEGQDELLNQIIPRVDHIHARVGHPQGPQISDPRLPEWQDAVNKHLQWWDAIIQHHLRAGSPYVTITPEFGPAPYMPALPFTKQPIANQWEINLYMVNLLKSRYNSLQ, encoded by the coding sequence ATGAAGTTGTTATTCTTCTGTCCTATTTGGGGCATGGCTGATCAGCCTTTAGATCAGTCCTTGCGGAAAATGAAAGCAGCAGGCTATGATGGCGTAGAGTTTGGTTGTGAGTTAAATGATAATTGTAAAGACACCTTCCTGAAGCTTTGCCAGGAGTTGGAGCTGGAGGTGATCATGCAGCAATATGGTGCAGATGGCTATTCGTTTGAAGCCTATGCTGATAATCTGAAAGCACACCTGTACTATTTAAGTGGCTTCAATCCTCTGTTTATTAATTCGCAAACGGGAAAAGACTACTTCTCGCAAGAACAGAATAAGGCCTTAATTCACCTGGCTGCTGACATCCAGCAGGAAACAGGCATAAAGATCATCCATGAAACGCATCGGGGTAAAATGGCCTATAATGCCTTGTCTACCTTGTATTATCTGCAGCATGTTGAGCCTATGCGCTTAACAGGCGACTTCTCTCATTTCTGCACCGTTTCAGAATCCTTGCTGGAAGGACAGGACGAACTACTGAATCAGATCATTCCAAGGGTCGATCATATTCATGCACGGGTAGGACATCCGCAAGGTCCACAAATCAGCGATCCAAGATTGCCTGAATGGCAGGATGCAGTCAATAAACATCTGCAATGGTGGGATGCAATCATCCAACATCATTTAAGAGCCGGCTCTCCTTATGTAACGATCACACCCGAATTTGGCCCGGCACCTTATATGCCGGCGCTGCCTTTTACTAAGCAACCAATAGCCAACCAGTGGGAGATCAATCTATACATGGTCAACTTATTAAAATCACGCTATAATTCTTTACAATGA
- a CDS encoding glycoside hydrolase family 2 protein, with product MKKLLTYVFLLFVISTAAQQAQQNNLKPLLQNAFNRPQTLLDGQWHYIIDPYETGYRDHRNWVPFDEKGDWQYSAAPYWQNASRADKTQRVEYDFYNSPVLEVPGDFNHQKPELTYYEGTLWYFREFNYHKTGNTVYLYFGAVNYRADVYVNGKKLGYHEGGFDPFNFDATDLLVEGKNYIIVRADNRREKDRVPGMTTDWWNYGGITRSVSLIELPKQFIEDYKINIDPKNPTLVKGFVQVSQPGVTKGTVNIAEAGINVPFTTDASGKAMIQFAANKLKRWYPERPKLYDVQLTIDGDKTNDRIGFKTIETRGKDIYLNGKNIFLRGISMHEENPFVPGRAHSKSEAEMMMGWAKELNANMIRLAHYPHNENLPRLADEKGFLLWEEVPVYWGIDYNNPYTYQQAVNQVKTMVSRDKNRASVIVWSVANETPRDDPKRLEFLSNMKKEVLALDSTRFISAALDRTEDKENYTITISDPFAQASNIVSVNEYIGWYGSLPDRIGKTNWDLHEHDKPLFISEFGSGAKYNMLGDSLTRWSEDYQDWMYRETFKMLDKIPQFRGTTPWVLVDFRSPRRNLAFIKDGWNRKGLISNNGQKKKAFYTLKKYYDEKAKQYAYTIND from the coding sequence ATGAAGAAATTATTGACTTATGTGTTTTTACTGTTTGTTATTTCAACTGCTGCACAGCAAGCGCAGCAAAACAATTTGAAGCCCTTGTTGCAAAACGCATTTAATCGTCCACAAACCTTGTTAGATGGACAATGGCACTATATCATCGATCCATATGAGACTGGCTACCGGGATCATCGCAACTGGGTGCCATTCGATGAAAAAGGTGACTGGCAATATTCCGCTGCGCCTTATTGGCAAAATGCTTCAAGAGCCGATAAGACCCAACGCGTGGAATATGATTTTTACAACAGCCCTGTGTTGGAAGTGCCGGGCGATTTCAACCACCAGAAACCAGAGTTGACTTACTATGAAGGAACCTTGTGGTATTTCCGGGAATTCAATTATCATAAAACAGGCAATACCGTCTACTTATACTTTGGCGCCGTTAACTACCGGGCAGATGTATACGTAAATGGCAAGAAGCTGGGTTATCATGAAGGTGGTTTTGATCCTTTCAATTTTGATGCTACCGACCTGTTGGTTGAGGGTAAAAACTATATCATTGTAAGAGCCGACAACCGGCGTGAAAAAGACCGTGTACCCGGTATGACAACCGACTGGTGGAATTATGGTGGCATTACGCGCTCCGTATCCTTGATCGAGTTGCCAAAACAATTCATTGAAGACTATAAGATCAATATTGATCCAAAGAACCCTACACTGGTAAAAGGCTTTGTGCAGGTTAGCCAACCAGGTGTGACAAAGGGTACAGTTAATATCGCTGAAGCGGGCATCAATGTTCCATTTACTACCGATGCTAGCGGTAAGGCTATGATCCAGTTTGCTGCCAACAAATTGAAACGTTGGTATCCCGAGCGTCCAAAACTTTATGATGTGCAGCTAACGATAGACGGCGATAAAACCAATGATCGTATTGGCTTTAAGACTATTGAAACCAGAGGTAAAGACATTTACCTGAATGGAAAGAATATTTTCTTACGCGGCATTAGCATGCATGAAGAAAATCCTTTTGTACCCGGCAGAGCACACAGCAAGTCCGAGGCAGAAATGATGATGGGATGGGCAAAAGAATTGAACGCGAATATGATTCGCCTGGCCCATTACCCTCACAACGAAAACCTGCCACGATTGGCTGATGAAAAAGGATTTTTGCTTTGGGAAGAAGTTCCAGTGTACTGGGGTATCGATTACAACAATCCCTATACTTATCAGCAGGCAGTGAACCAGGTGAAAACCATGGTGAGCAGAGATAAGAACAGGGCCTCTGTTATTGTTTGGTCGGTAGCCAACGAAACACCACGCGACGATCCCAAGCGCCTGGAGTTCTTGTCAAACATGAAAAAAGAAGTATTGGCATTAGATTCCACTCGCTTTATTTCTGCCGCACTGGACCGCACAGAAGATAAAGAGAATTATACGATCACTATCTCCGATCCGTTTGCACAGGCCAGCAATATTGTATCTGTTAATGAATACATTGGCTGGTATGGTTCCTTGCCCGACCGTATTGGTAAAACGAACTGGGACTTGCACGAACATGATAAGCCCTTATTCATTAGTGAGTTTGGTAGTGGCGCCAAGTATAATATGCTCGGCGATAGTCTGACCCGCTGGAGTGAAGATTACCAAGATTGGATGTACCGGGAAACGTTTAAAATGTTAGACAAGATCCCGCAGTTCAGAGGCACGACACCTTGGGTGCTGGTAGACTTCCGTTCTCCTCGCCGCAACCTGGCCTTTATTAAAGATGGCTGGAACAGAAAAGGACTTATCAGCAACAATGGGCAGAAGAAAAAAGCTTTCTATACCTTGAAGAAGTATTACGATGAAAAAGCAAAGCAATATGCATATACCATCAATGATTAG
- a CDS encoding GntP family permease: protein MTTSLGYLLAVLCIGITLIVLLTAKWRIHAFFALVLAGFVVGMGSGLSAPETITAVKTGFGDIMKSLALLIVLGTTLGLVLEHTGSTRVLANYILKKIPHRYAALAMSITGYIVGLPLFCDSGYIVLSGLNKSIARRTQIPVAVLSVSLASGLYSVHCLIPPHPGATAAAGIIGVDYGKLILLGALVAIPAMLLGYVWSTYAVKKFKIEDPEPAEEEIYEWSHQPSVLKSFLPVIVPILLIAIKSFLLLGVDAASLTSGQKIISLLGDPVIALTIGLLLAFNTGRPWKKESVQKVLNEAIEKAGGILVIVGAGGAFGAVLQATKMGDHFNSSLPLAGLGLLFPFLLTSVLKTALGSSTVAIITAASIILPLLSALGLDSESGRLLCVLAMGAGSMMISHANDAYFWVIAKFSGIEMRTMLRVYTIATILMGLLSFLLVYLLSFVL, encoded by the coding sequence ATGACAACATCACTCGGTTATCTTCTAGCGGTCTTGTGTATAGGAATTACACTGATCGTTTTATTAACGGCCAAGTGGCGCATACATGCATTTTTTGCGTTGGTTCTGGCAGGCTTTGTGGTGGGGATGGGGAGTGGTCTTTCTGCTCCGGAAACCATAACCGCTGTAAAGACTGGCTTTGGCGATATCATGAAATCGCTGGCCCTGTTAATTGTACTGGGTACCACACTTGGCTTAGTGCTGGAACATACAGGAAGTACAAGAGTTTTAGCCAATTATATCCTTAAAAAAATACCACACAGGTATGCAGCCTTGGCCATGTCTATAACGGGCTATATCGTTGGGTTGCCACTCTTTTGCGATTCAGGATACATTGTATTAAGTGGCTTAAATAAATCGATTGCCCGGCGCACACAAATTCCTGTAGCTGTGCTCTCCGTTTCACTGGCCAGTGGTTTGTATTCCGTGCATTGCCTGATCCCTCCTCATCCGGGTGCAACTGCTGCCGCCGGCATTATTGGTGTGGATTATGGAAAGTTGATCCTGTTGGGTGCACTGGTAGCCATTCCTGCCATGCTACTGGGATACGTATGGAGCACTTATGCTGTTAAGAAGTTTAAAATAGAAGATCCGGAACCAGCTGAAGAAGAAATCTATGAATGGAGCCACCAACCGTCTGTATTAAAATCCTTCCTGCCTGTAATTGTACCCATTTTATTAATTGCGATAAAGTCGTTCTTGCTGCTAGGCGTAGATGCAGCCTCATTAACCAGTGGACAAAAGATCATTTCTTTATTGGGTGATCCGGTAATTGCTCTGACCATTGGATTGTTACTAGCTTTTAACACTGGCAGACCCTGGAAAAAAGAATCAGTGCAGAAAGTGTTGAACGAGGCTATTGAGAAAGCTGGTGGCATCTTAGTAATAGTGGGTGCAGGCGGTGCCTTTGGTGCTGTTTTACAGGCCACCAAAATGGGCGATCATTTTAATAGCTCCTTACCTCTGGCAGGCTTGGGTTTGCTATTTCCTTTCTTACTAACCTCCGTTTTAAAAACCGCCTTAGGTTCTTCCACTGTGGCTATTATTACAGCCGCTTCTATTATCCTGCCTTTGTTATCTGCATTGGGTTTGGATAGTGAGTCCGGCAGATTGCTTTGTGTACTGGCTATGGGCGCAGGCTCCATGATGATCTCTCACGCCAATGACGCCTATTTCTGGGTAATAGCCAAGTTCTCCGGAATTGAAATGCGAACCATGTTGCGGGTTTACACAATAGCCACGATACTAATGGGGCTACTTTCCTTTTTGCTGGTTTACTTGCTGTCGTTTGTTTTATAG